A genomic window from Salvia miltiorrhiza cultivar Shanhuang (shh) chromosome 5, IMPLAD_Smil_shh, whole genome shotgun sequence includes:
- the LOC131025594 gene encoding uncharacterized protein LOC131025594: protein MKSGAHGPSGSASGTSPSERPAGSELIPIPPVVEIPEGNVEASRPFDAEEVDAGALVHRGRHSSAGDAAGTREEDIQVVDIIDEERQEGLKKAGKSSEPARRSVGGVKVLPPAGDKGKGPAKKSAGGSKVLPSAGGKGKGKAVVSSAAESEDLVPGPISSLSGKELVHALLARVHSEDQEKVENLSRASLATQLCQLALQVESRLWGAVKCIHDYDMAEKEREKEQVEVAKRDDVVAGVVERLSKAEAEVVELKAQLAQVEVERASLASELSRATKEGHECLARFKAGYERDYEEARRGWKRILVEAQNRAFVLGARDQRLEYFLSPRGQHFLGLMLEGTLEAFKKTPEYLEDFGPLFAYVIEQTASKALEMAGATPEQLATLNFRALMDNLQDEEINKRMGIPARSPEKPEWWYPVLEKAIPYFSLGIGSDSLPSTPVYAPAFSASLARFVNRLRDPSGESSRTFSQFGLEPPLPSDLAASAFTDSASSPAAVGQLFDLYQNEDLYVQEAAKLLDLGVRLPQVKETGPLPVFTEKAVSGRASASGVPPPISSASAPVSSAAAQAASVPPS, encoded by the exons ATGAAAAG CGGAGCACATGGCCCAAGCGGTTCTGCTTCCGGAACAAGTCCCTCGGAGCGGCCTGCTGGGTCCGAACTGATCCCCATTCCccctgtagttgaaatcccagaggggaatgtggaagcctcgcgcCCTTTTGATGCGGAAGAAGTTGATGCGGGGGCTCTTGTTCACAGAGGTAGGCACTCCAGTGCTGGTGATGCCGCTGGCACCCGTGAAGAGGATATCCAAGTCGTGGATATTATCGATGAG gagagacaGGAGGGCCTAAAAAAGGCTGGCAAGTCCTCAGAGCCAGCGAGGAGGTCTGTTGGTGGTGTGAAGGTTCTCCCTCctgctggggacaagggcaaagggccagcgaagaagtcagctggtggtTCCAAGGTTCTCCCCTCTgccggtggaaagggtaagggcaaagctgtggtgtCCTCGGCTGCTGAAtcagaggatcttgttcctgggccCATTTCGAGTTTATCGGGTAAGGAATTAGTTCATGCGCTgctagctcgtgtccactcggaggaccaggagaaagtggagaaTTTGTCTCGGGCGTCTCTGGCTACTCAGCTATGCCAgctggctcttcag GTAGAGTCACGGTTATGGGGTGCCGTTAAGTGCATCCATGACTATGATATGGcagagaaggaaagagaaaaagagcagGTAGAGGTCGCCAAGCGCGATGATGTTGTTGCTGGAGTTGTGGAGCGCTTGAGCAAGGCTGAGGCGGAGGTTGTTGAGTTGAAAGCTCAATTAGctcaggtggaggtggagagagCGTCCTTGGCCTCCGAATTGTCGAGGGCCACAAAAGAGGGCCATGAATGCCTGGCCAGGTTCAAAGCTGGTTATGAAAGAGACTACGAGGAAGCCAGGCGGGGCTGGAAAAGGATACTTGTGGAAGCTCAGAACCGCGCGTTCGTCCTGGGGGCTCGAGATCagcgcctggagtatttcttgtctccgcgaGGTCAACATTTCTTGGggttgatgctggaaggcactctggaggctttcaaaaagactcccgaatacTTGGAGGATTTTggacccctctttgcttatgtgatagagcaaacagcttccaaggcattggagatggcgggggccaccccagagcaacttgccactttgaatttcagagccctgatggataatctccaggatgaggagataaataagcggatggggatccctgcgcgttctccagagaagccagagtggtggtacccagtactagagaaagccattccctatttttctcttgggattggatctgactcgCTGCCCTCTACTCCCGTGTATGCACCTGCGTTCTCTGCTTCCTTGGcgcgctttgtgaaccggctgcgggatccttCTGGCGAGAGCTCCCGAACATTTTCCCAATTTGGcctggagcctcccctgccctctgacttaGCGGCTTCTGCCTTCACCGACTCTGCCTCTTCCCCCGCTGCGGTGGGACAGCTGTTCGACCTGTACCAAAATGAGGATCTGTATGTGCAAGAGGCTGCAAAGTTGTTGGACTTGGGAGTTCGTCTTCCTCAAGTGAAGGAAACTGGCCCGTTGCCCGTGTTCACAGAGAAAGCCGTTTCTGGCCGTGCTTCTGCCAGTGGTGTTCCTCCCCCAATTTCATCTGCCTCTGCTCCTGTCTCCTCTGCTGCCGCTCAAGCTGCTTCtgttcctccctcttga